A single window of Lonchura striata isolate bLonStr1 chromosome 20, bLonStr1.mat, whole genome shotgun sequence DNA harbors:
- the MRM3 gene encoding rRNA methyltransferase 3, mitochondrial produces the protein MSYPAAQLANSLPLLLICDNIRDPGNLGTILRSAAGAGCEKVLLTKGCVDPWEPKVLRAGMGAHFRVPIIANLDWESVPTNLPAGIQVCVADNNDPDAPAGSTSVPRGAGRAGSAPSSPKAPVKSSPRAAPEHEDEEAAAMPELAAQHYYEDWARAPVAVVVGGETHGLSPAALGLAASTGGKRLLIPVVPGVDSLNSAIAAGIVLFEGRRQLLWRHKQEDGRQKLPVPG, from the exons ATGTCCTACCCTGCAGCTCAGCTCGCCAACTCCCTGCCACTGCTCCTCATCTGCGACAACATCCGAGATCCAGGAAACCTGGGGACTATTCTGAgatctgcagcaggagcaggctgtgagAAAGTGCTGCTCACCAAAG GCTGTGTGGATCCCTGGGAGCCAAAGGTGCTCCGTGCAGGCATGGGGGCTCATTTCCGTGTGCCCATCATCGCCAACCTGGACTGGGAATCTGTTCCCACCAACCTCCCTGCTGGCATCCAGGTCTGCGTGGCCGACAACAATGACCCCGACGCTCCAGCCGGGAGCACGTCCGTGcccagaggggctggcagggctggctctgctccttccagcccaaaagCTCCTGTGAAatccagccccagggctgctcccgagcacgaggatgaggaggcagcagcaatgccagagctggctgcacagcATTACTACGAGGACTGGGCCCGGGCGCCGGTGGCCGTGGTGGTCGGAGGGGAGACCCACGGCCTGAGCCCGGCCGCGCTTGGGCTGGCAGCCAGCACGGGGGGGAAGAGGCTGCTCATCCCCGTGGTGCCAGGCGTGGACAGCCTGAACTCTGCCATCGCTGCTGGCATCGTGCTCTTcgagggcaggaggcagctgctgtggaggCACAAGCAGGAGGATGGCAGGCAGAAGTTGCCTGTGCCAGGCTGA
- the GLOD4 gene encoding glyoxalase domain-containing protein 4, with the protein MAARRALHFVFKVGDRARTARFYRELLGMAVLRHEEFEEGCKATCNGPYDGKWSKTMVGYGPEDNHFVAELTYNYGIGEYRLGNDFLGITLVSSQAVSNAKKMGWPLKEVTSGVFEAEAPGGYKFYLEDKEQPKQDPVWKVTLGVSNLQKSVSYWSGLLGMKIYEKDEEKQRALLGYADNQCKLELKAVGGAVDHGTAFGRIAFSCAKEELPSIEALMKKENQKILTPLVSLDTPGKATVQVVILADPDGHEICFVGDEAFRELSQVDPNGDKLLDDAMAADNSDKWFAEHNMKKVSA; encoded by the exons ATGGCCGCCCGCAGGGCGCTGCACTTCGTCTTCAAAGTGGGAGACCGGGCCCGCACGGCGCGGTTCTACCGGGAGCTGCTGGGCATGGCC gtgctgcGGCACGAGGAGTTCGAGGAGGGCTGCAAGGCCACCTGCAACGG CCCTTATGATGGAAAATGGAGCAAGACCATGGTGGGTTACGGACCAGAGGACAATCACTTTGTGGCAGAGCTGACTTACAATTATGGCATTGGAGAATATCGCCTGGGCAACGACTTCCTG GGCATCActctggtgtccagccaggctGTGAGCAATGCCAAGAAGATGGGGTGGCCCCTCAAAGAAGTCACCTCTGGTGTCTTTGAAGCTGAAGCCCCAGGAGGATACAAATTCTACCTGGAAGACAAAGAACAGCCCAAGCAAG ATCCCGTGTGGAAGGTAACCCTGGGTGTCTCAAACCTGCAGAAGTCTGTGAGCTACTGGTCTGGTTTGCTTGGGATGAAAATCTatgagaaggatgaggagaaaCAAAGGGCTTTGCTGGGCTACGCTGATAACCAG TGCAAGCTGGAGCTGAAGGCTGTTGGAGGAGCAGTGGACCACGGGACAGCGTTCGGCCGCATCGCCTTCTCCTGTGCCAAGGAAGAG ctgccaAGCATTGAAGCCCTGATGAAAAAGGAGAATCAGAAAATCTTGACGCCCCTGGTCAGCTTGGACACGCCTGGCAAAGCCACGGTGCAGGTGGTGATTCTGGCTGATCCT GATGGCCACGAAATCTGTTTTGTGGGGGATGAAGCATTCAgagagctgtcccaggtggaCCCTAATGGTGACAAGCTGTTGGATGAT GCCATGGCTGCAGACAACAGTGACAAGTGGTTTGCTGAGCACAACATGAAGAAGGTTTCAGCTTAG
- the GEMIN4 gene encoding gem-associated protein 4 has protein sequence MAAAERGPAMAAGGPWAVGEETAILHGGFLLAARLLQPRPLRELRKADWPRAGLPIADALREIAERCPAPRRRWKKEAVAIVWAKILLPALEWGWRDDGFFSVGAMIPDVSPAALFELVKALGEPRLWVQLLLALPPAVCRAQLQSLVRYISSETSLSDVSFFLDVWWEVLKHRAGQEDATVSAFGALIHQHGGESPPEDGLQPPKRFKGDPGSAAATAGLPAVLLEGLKLIRGSIAQPRLRCYALANLAELLCLSSVLGPGHSPLPIAEHLAKLGAVVSLWSSDADSQYHPCELGEKVREAERSLSLLCLTKPSREELFDGLGLLCSLLQAWGEELQDTLRGCEGLCFESYRLLDALSSLGKNLDFLLETRDLGDGGTWVVSEVTQLIKDLLRDTGAVLKGLDTSLVSSVAMAIIAQRLDRHGETCSVFASEKTWAFSKAWVECLVKNKALFQTPELVLKLLETLVNFATSHHDQEAQELQMQVTKAIVECYTELSLSDKNKVISAVLASWGGPGLSQNVQVVREGFQEDLNVTLNQITESVSDEGLARAVASVARLTLLSPEATVKQVCHLAVVNLGAHQFLAQILCSFPALSFLESHEGAGKPRSLVVRCLEEAVWGKLSTAREEEQFLQFLAFLMQPGSATPLVSPAEVTEAFVLPCLKSDSAQIELSLQILSKVLGIPSCSEEHWIESCHPFPLLLSLCKLLDGYTKYWHRPREQLFPSLETKDLILSILCQLCELVGPETVPSSELWVQSLAWLHRKVASLDWTVGLRLKKLYGDHFKNEVPATLFEICRLPEDEWTCQSWPAYGPGSGLLAWMECCCVSPALRDSMLALLCVNVDNPEEVNLFSKGFLVALIQVLPWCSPGEWRRLVPVVEQLLQKEVLHVPYTLEYVQHVPLLNLRPFACHLQLSVLFLRGFQLLCSSSCSSWLPPEAWLHVVQLYCASLTDLLASLKAAAAAAAQPCAQEVSFTCIQLFCHLLHVAAMLPAGGCEEPLLVVALEVLSQYEVSSKADGSPCAALRRANEGHFLQAVTHSLGHEELRCTLLQKLSKLEARPEH, from the coding sequence atggcggcggcggagcgcgggcCCGCCATGGCGGCGGGCGGGCCCTGGGCCGTGGGCGAGGAGACGGCGATCCTGCACGGCGGCTTCCTGCTGGCCGCCCGCCTGCTGCAGCCGCGGCCGCTGCGGGAGCTGCGCAAGGCCGACTGGCCCCGCGCGGGGCTGCCCATCGCCGACGCGCTGCGCGAGATCGCCGAGCgctgccccgcgccgcgccgccggtGGAAGAAGGAGGCCGTGGCCATCGTGTGGGCCAAGATCCTGCTGCCGGCGCTGGAGTGGGGCTGGAGGGATGACGGGTTCTTCTCGGTGGGCGCGATGATCCCCGATGTCAGCCCCGCCGCGCTCTTCGAGCTGGTGAAGGCGCTGGGCGAGCCGCGGCTCtgggtgcagctgctgctggcgctGCCGCCGGCCGTGTGCcgggcacagctgcagagctTGGTGCGGTACATCTCCAGCGAGACCTCCTTGTCGGACGTCAGCTTCTTCCTGGACGTGTGGTGGGAGGTGCTGAAGCACAGGGCGGGGCAGGAGGATGCCACGGTGTCGGCGTTCGGcgctctcatccaccagcacggCGGGGAGTCCCCCCCCGAGGATGGTCTGCAGCCCCCAAAGAGGTTCAAGGGTGACCCTGGGAGCGCCGCGGCCACCGCCGGGCTGCCCGCGGTGCTGCTGGAGGGGTTAAAGCTGATCCGAGGCAGCATCGCCCAGCCCCGCCTGAGGTGCTACGCCCTGGCCAACCTGGCGGAGCTGCTGTGCCTCTCCTCGGTGCTGGGgccggggcacagccccctgCCCATCGCGGAGCACCTGGCCAAGCTCGGCGCCGTGGTCAGTCTCTGGAGCAGTGATGCTGACAGCCAGTACCACCCCTGCGAGCTGGGAGAGAaggtgagggaggcagagaGGAGCCTGAGCCTCCTGTGCCTGACCAAACCCTCTCGTGAGGAGCTCTTCGATGGCTTAGGCTTGCTCTGCAGCTTGCTGCAGGCCTggggagaggagctgcaggacacTCTGAGGGGGTGTGAGGGGCTTTGCTTTGAGAGCTACCGGCTCCTGGACGCTCTGAGCAGCCTTGGGAAGAACCTGGATTTCCTCTTGGAGACCAGAGACCTGGGGGATGGCGGGACATGGGTGGTGTCAGAGGTGACACAGCTCATCAAGGACTTGCTCAGGGACACCGGTGCAGTCCTGAAGGGTTTGGACACCAGCCTTGTGTCTTCAGTTGCCATGGCAATCATTGCACAGAGGCTGGACCGCCATGGGGAAACCTGCTCTGTTTTTGCATCTGAAAAGACCTGGGCTTTTTCAAAGGCCTGGGTCGAGTGCCTGGTGAAGAATAAAGCTCTGTTCCAGACTCCTGAGCTAGTTTTGAAACTGCTGGAGACGCTGGTGAACTTTGCTACTTCCCACCATGACCAGGAGGCCCAAGAGCTGCAGATGCAAGTGACCAAAGCCATCGTGGAGTGCTACACTGAGCTTTCATTGAGTGACAAAAACAAAGTGATCTCAGCTGTCCTGGCGTCCTGGGGCGGCCCAGGTCTGTCCCAGAACGTGCAGGTTGTCAGGGAGGGCTTCCAGGAGGACCTGAATGTGACTTTGAACCAGATCACAGAGAGTGTGTCTGATGAAGGCCTGGCCAGGGCTGTGGCTTCTGTGGCCAGGCTGACACTGCTGTCCCCCGAGGCCACAGTGAAGCAGGTTTGTCATCTTGCTGTGGTCAACCTCGGGGCGCACCAGTTCCTCGCCCAAAtcctctgctccttcccagcactGAGCTTCCTGGAGAGCCACGAGGGTGCAGGCAAGCCACGCAGCCTGGTGGTGAGGTGCCTGGAGGAGGCAGTGTGGGGGAAGCTTTCCACGGCGAGGGAAGAGGAGCAATTCCTTCAGTTCCTGGCCTTTCTCATGCAGCCAGGCTCAGCCACCCCACTTGTGTCACCTGCAGAAGTGACCGAAGCCTTTGTCCTTCCCTGTTTAAAGTCAGACTCTGCTCAGATTGAGCTGAGCCTGCAGATCCTCAGTAAGGTTTTGGGAATACCATCCTGCTCAGAAGAGCACTGGATTGAGTCCTGCCACCCATTCCCACTTCTCCTTAGCCTCTGCAAACTTCTGGATGGTTACACCAAGTACTGGCATCGGCCTAGGGAGCAgctcttcccttccctggagACCAAAGACCTGATTCTGAGCatcctgtgccagctgtgcGAGCTGGTGGGACCAGAGACCGTCCCCTCCTCGGAGCTGTGGGTGCAGTCGCTGGCCTGGCTCCACAGGAAGGTGGCATCCCTGGACTGGACCGTGGGGCTCCGTCTGAAGAAGCTTTATGGGGATCACTTCAAGAACGAGGTCCCAGCGACGCTGTTCGAGATCTGCAGGCTCCCTGAGGACGAGTGGACGTGCCAGTCCTGGCCAGCCTACGGGCCGGGCAGTGGGCTGCTGGCGTGGATGGAGTGCTGCTGCGTGTCCCCAGCGCTCAGGGACTCCATGCTGGCGCTGCTCTGCGTCAACGTGGACAACCCCGAGGAGGTGAATCTCTTCAGCAAAGGCTTCCTGGTGGCCCTCATCCAGGTGCTGCCTTGGTGCAGCCCCGGCGAGTGGAGGAGGCTGGTGCCCGTggtggagcagctgctgcagaaggaGGTGCTGCACGTGCCCTACACGCTGGAGTACGTGCAGCACGTGCCCCTGCTCAACCTGCGCCCCTTCgcctgccacctgcagctctccGTGCTCTTCCTGCGGGgcttccagctcctctgcagctccagctgctccagctggctGCCTCCAGAGGCCTGGCTGCACGTGGTGCAGCTGTACTGCGCCAGCCTGACCGACCTGCTGGCCTCCCTCAAggccgcggcggcggccgcggctcaGCCCTGCGCGCAGGAGGTGTCCTTCACCTGCATCCAGCTCTTCTGCCACCTGCTGCACGTGGCTGCCATGCTGCCTGCTGGGGGCTGTGAGGAGCCTCTGCTGGTGGTGGCCCTGGAGGTGCTGTCGCAGTACGAGGTGTCCAGCAAGGCTGACGGGTCACCATGCGCCGCGCTGCGCAGAGCCAACGAGGGACACTTCCTGCAGGCCGTCACCCACAGCCTGGGGCACGAGGAGCTGCGCTGCACCCTCCTGCAGAAGCTCAGCAAGCTGGAAGCACGCCCAGAGCACTGA
- the TLCD3A gene encoding TLC domain-containing protein 3A produces MWRTLALASAFFPGLFILCIRVLRWAAPGWSLKERILLSGRLVSTVQATMATLSGITVVLSCKNVVHDRHWLAVEYIWVLVPYMTYDIYVMYLCHWHKSQEKGILEKKHSLASVWSFLLQERLMVTHHLFILIVLTPITQHFRGELGDFFVGCIFTAELSTPFVSLGKILMQLKMQDTLLHKVNGIVILVTFFLCRILLFPFMYAAYARQVGIPLYLVPFRIPLHCNIANASLIAPQLYWFRLLCRKAARLYGGSPAHRSR; encoded by the exons ATGTGGCGGACGCTGGCCCTCGCCTCCGCCTTCTTCCCGGGGCTCTTCATCCTCTGCATCCGGGTGCTGCGCTGGGCCGCCCCGGGATGGAGCCTCAAGGAGCGCATCCTCCTCAGCGGCAG GCTGGTGTCAACGGTCCAAGCCACGATGGCAACGTTGTCAGGGATCACGGTTGTGCTCAGCTGCAAGAACGTGGTGCATGACAG GCACTGGCTGGCTGTGGAATACATCTGGGTCCTGGTCCCCTACATGACCTACGACATCTATGTCATGTACCTCTGCCACTGGCACAAGAGCCAGGAGAAGGggatcctggagaagaagcaCTCGCTGGCCAGCGTGTGGAGCTTCCTCCTGCAGGAGAGGCTGATGGTGACCCACcacctcttcatcctcatcGTGCTCACCCCCATCACCCAG CATTTCAGGGGAGAGCTGGGGGACTTCTTTGTGGGCTGCATcttcacagcagagctgagcacgCCTTTTGTTTCACTGGGCAAAATCCTCATGCAG ctcAAAATGCAGGACACGCTGCTGCACAAGGTGAACGGGATCGTCATCCTGGTGACCTTCTTCCTGTGCCgcatcctcctcttccccttcatGTACGCGGCCTACGCCCGCCAGGTGGGGATCCCGCTTTACCTGGTGCCGTTCCGCATCCCCCTGCACTGCAACATCGCCAACGCGTCCCTCATCGCCCCCCAGCTCTACTGGTTCCGCCTGCTCTGCCGCAAGGCCGCCCGGCTCTACGGCGGCTCTCCCGCCCACCGGAGCAGATAA